The Triticum urartu cultivar G1812 chromosome 6, Tu2.1, whole genome shotgun sequence genome includes the window AACCAATAACCGATGGAGTACTGTTAGCTTTTCCTTGCGAAGACTGCTATTTTCTCAGGATGATATCAAAATGCTATTTCTCTCACATGGGGCAAATGCCACATATCCACAATTCAGTTCAAACAGTCTTTTCCTGATCAGGCAAGGGCCTTAAGAGTTTGGAATTACCCCAATTTATTCATGATGTTGAGGTATGATCCAGTGGCGGCGCCAGGAATTTGCTCCTGGGTATTCTTCTAAATTTTTTTTTGGCCAAAGCAATATAACAGAGCAAAAATGTACTATAAAATGGCAATATCAATGACCATTCATCAATAATGGTAGCAAAATATCATTGTGGCAATATCTCTAACAATTAATAAAGAGATGTAGTGGTCGCTGGGTTCATTATGTCCATCTAGCAATCGGTGGATCACATAAATAGCAAATGAATCACATAATAAGTAGTGGTCGCTGGATACCTTCGACAGAGCCACAGTGGCTGGACTGCCGGAGGTGGAGACTGCCGTGGAGTGCTCCTGCAGCCCAGCAAGGCGAGCCGAGCCGGGGAGGCCGGAGGGCAGAGGCGGACTGGCCTCTGGCCTTGGCGGCAAGGGGAGGCATGACCGGACGCAGAGTTGCAGATTCGCGGAGGGGAGGTCGGCGAGGGCCGGAGGCCGAGCGGAGGGAAGGGGAGGGAGTGAGGAGAGCGCAGGCCGGATGGGAGGGGAGGGACCGAGGGAGAGGGCAGCCGCCGGACTTGGAATCGCCGCCGCCGCTACAGCTAGGTTGGGAATCGGGGAAGGAATCGGCCGCCTAATCTGGGTCGGTGGTGTGTGGTTTGGTGCGTTGCTGCGACGCTGCCGTAGGTGCCAGTTTGGGCTGGACTTGGTGGGCCAAGTTTTAGCGTATAAAAATATGTAGTAAAAAAATTGGGGCCAAAATCTTTGGGTATTCCAGGGAATTCCCAGGAAGACCCCCAGCGCCGCCACTGGTATGATCTCAAACAATTCGATGAGACAATAAAACTGGACAGGCTGTATATCTGTTCTACCTAAAGATCATTCTTGTATAATGTCATCCCATCAAAACCTCTGTCACCTTATGAAGCTTAGGGTTGTTACTGAACATGTAGTTCAACTCATctgccaagtgcaaggttcattTTCACATAGGTAGGATGAGAGAGAGATTAAAAAACCTACTGTTCTTGAAAATAATTGAATACACAATGTACTTCACGAAAGGATTGCAGATTGTACTGTTCTACTCCCTCTGCCCCATAATATAAGATCGTTTTGCAAGCTAAAACATCTTGCAAAacgatcttatattatgggacataGGGAGTAACTTTCAGTTTCAAGGAATGGCATATGCAGAGCACATTGCCTATGACTTCTGATCATGACATATTTACTTACCCGACAAAATTAAATACTCATATGAGTTAATCACTGGATAGGTAGGACCTGGAGGTAAATAGCTGCACACCTCTTGCTGTGCACAATCTTGCCTATTCATGTGCAGGTGGCCATCAGTGTGCAGAATAGCGTGATGACATGCTCAGGTGCTTCCCTGGTGTGTGCTTGTCCACGACATGCTTCTTCTCCTCAGACCTGCAGGACCGTATGGGATAAAAATATAGATAGATTAGAAAGCCACACAAAACAATAAAAAGAAATGCATTGTACTTTCTGTACCTCTCCTTGTGATTTTTATCAGCCTTAACTAGTGTCCCATGCGAGCATGAAGGCTATAATCAATTTCAACGTTTTAGTGCTTCTACTTCATAAGGATAAATTAACAAAATACTAACACATCTAAGGAACTGGTCCATCATTAAAACAATACTCGAATTTGGGAGACAAAACTAAGCAAGGCCAGCCAGTATAAAGTTACCAAAACTATTCTGTGTCGGATTTTTTTGTCTTGACACCATAACATATTCAAAAAACAGAGGCAAGTTCAACTGGCCCTTCCACTTCATAAAGACCAATAACTTAACATTAACACATCTATGACACTGTTCCATGGAAATGTTATAAATGATTTCAGTTGTAAATAAAGCATTTGCTGATATAAAGAGTGCTAATTGTCAATAAAATGCAAAGATAACCTAGAATGTTGGCATGTTACAACTTACAAGATAGTAAGAAAATTAATTCAAAGATGCAACAACCTTGCACTCATAACGTTACCAAAGGTATTGTGTGAAGGATCAGTTTTTAATCCATCGGGCATAAGTTCTGTATATGAAAATCATTCATTCCCCGCCTCGCCACCGTAAAATTCACGTCTCCCCAGGCTCCGTCTGCGGTGGCGATGCAGGCTGACATCCTCATCAAGGCAAAGCACCTTCTCTGCAAGAAGCTGGGTGTCATCTTCGATGAGATAACCTCCGACGATGCGGGGACACTGACACACTGTAAGAACTGTTCAGTACAAGGGAAGGAGATCTTTGAGATTTTTTTAATGGAATGAATCTCAAAAGGCAAAAAAAATAAATCCATGGTGCTAAAACAAATGAATCTCTTCCCTGATATCTCATCTGGGCACTTGTGAGAAAAATCATATCGAGGTTAATGATGACAAAGCACAAGGAAAGAAAAAGTTTAAGTCAAGTGATGATGGTACTGGAATGGGCACAATATTTAGTTGGGAATTTGACCAGGAGGCGTTTGAAAAGGTCTTGCTCACATGCATTGATGAGCTGAGTTATTAAATTGTAGAGGGTGGAAATTCCAAATAGTTTTTGACAGCATTTCATTATTTATAAGATAATATCAAATTCTTGGCTACATATGACCACCTAACTATGGTGAACAAATGTGATAGAAAACATATTTCGTTCGTGCATCATGATCGTTTACAGAGTATTGTTCTTACGACATGGTTCTAACTTCTGCATGTTATGCTCATCCCCTTCATCAGCTCTTTGATATACTATGGTGGGCGGAATGAAGAGCATTGCATGATGTTTATTTGATTTTAGTACACTTGCCGGTAAATCAGGATTGCATGCACAATTAGTGGAGGCTTTGATGGGCATTTTGTTATAATCCAAGACATACACTTTTGCACTGACTGTCTTGGTAGCAATTATAAATGAATTTTGGGGTATATATCAAGTTCAGTTAACTTCTCCATCATGCTTTATCTGTTGAACCATTTGCACCTACAAAAGACACAAAACATGTGCCACAAATGTGATATTTGGCACCTTGAAAAGCAGATAAAGAGCAAGAAGGGTACATGCATGTTATCTATATGCACTGAAATTTTCTCCACCAAAATAATTGTTCCAGAGATATAAAATAAAACATGCTCCAGGTACCTATTTTTTCTAACAACACCGTACATAGACAAGCCATGAATAATATTTGAAGGTCAGCAACTCAGCATCGACTGGTAGAACTAATAAAATCTTTAATGCCATCTAGCGAGTTTTGGATACTCTTATTCCAAGCATTCGTGTGGTGCAGATACAAATAACAATAACTCAAAGGCACATCCAAAAACATTGCTACACATGAAAAGAACACTTAAATCCAACAAAATAATTTATATTCCAACTTCCATCTATATCACAGACTATCACCCAATAGTGTCGCTCTGAATACTCAGAATGATGACAGGAAAAGAGTGTTACCTTCATCCTCTTCTTGACTGGAGAAGTTTGCATGTCTGTCCACCCCCTTTATAAAATTCTCGAGCCAGTGACCTAATAAAATTGATCCAAAGATGAACATGGATTGCATGAGTACTCTCTCTTGTTGTAGAAAGAAAGGGATAATGTGTGATGGATAAAGCAGACCGTATTCTTCAAGTAGATTCACATAGATCTTTGAAGCTTCTAATTGTACAAAGAGTTGGTTTCTGAAACAAGATTAAAATAAGCAATAAAAACAAAACAGATCAGACTAAATTTGTACGACAAGTTGAGAACATGAGGTAACAAGACCTTTGTCAACTAATTGAAAGTTAGAGGTGGGGCCTTGTGATTTGCTTTCTCATGTAAACCATAACTGACCAACATCTTCCAAGTAATGAAAAGTATATACACACAAACAAAAGGTTAGCACTGACTATATTTACATTCTGGCTGTTTACAAATTACAACTGGATCTGCATGTTTTACATGCCCAGTAAAATTGGCTTCAGGCAGAAGTCCACGGATATGCATCTCATTGTAAAGCTTGGAAATCTCTTTCATATTACCACATCGAACATAACCTTGAATCAGTGTCCAATATGTAACGTAATTTGGATCCACATTATTCTCAATCATTTGATCCAAAAGCTTGATTGCTTCTTCCATATACCCTTGAGTACAGAGACCATGGATCAGTATAGAATAGGTGAATACAGTAGGCTGAATACCATGCTCTATCATCTTTTGTTTTAACTTGAAGGCTTCAGTTGTATTACCATCCTTGCAATGTCCATCAATCAGGATATTATAGGTGATAGCAGTAGGAGACATGCCCTTTGAGTGCAACTTATTGAAAAGACTAACTGCCCTTGGAACATTCCCAGATTTGCAGAGGCCATAGATGAGAGAATTGTATGTTACGATATTTGGAGTAAGACCAACGCCCAACATCGCATCCCTCAAACCAAAAGCTACATCAATAAAACCTGAGGCAGAGCAACCATGAATGAGGCTAGAATAAGTGTAGTTATCAGGAACGAATCCCTTTACTTTCAGATCCTCAAACAAATTTCTAGCATCTGAAACTCTACCCAATTTGCACAGCCCAAAAATAACAATGTTCCACATAATTTTTGCAGACTGATCATTTCCACCAGCAAGAGATTCAATGACATGTGCTACTTTACCAATATCAACCGTACTTGCACTGCAGTCTGGAATCATGTCAGTATCGACAAGTTGTTGCAACACCAAATTTGCCTCATCAACCTTTCCCTGTCTATAGAAACAGCTCACTAAAGCACTGCAGATGAAGAGATTAGGAGTCAGACCTTTCTCGACCATTTCAAAATACAAATTGTAGGCATCATGCAGATTGCCTTCTTTACACCATCCAGCTATCAGGGCTCCATAAGTGACTGTATTAGGAGAAAGACCCTTTGCAGTCATTTCAACAACGATAtcattcaccttgccactttgcctAGCTACAAAGAATCCGGTTATGAAAGAATTGAACATTTCAACTGAAGGAGCAAAGCCTAAATGTTCCATGTCAACCCTAATTTGAGTAGCTCTATCCAGGTTACCTATTTTACAGTAACCATCAATTAGTGTTCTGTAAGTCAAGCTGTCAGCAGGACATCTCCATTCCTTCATCCTACCAAATAGCTCCTCTGCTTCAACCATCCTCCTAATCTTACACAGCCCATTGATAACTGTGTTAACTGTAACCACGTTTCTTCCCAAACCCCTTGCTAAGGTTTCCTTCCAAAGGTTCAAGGCCTTCTCGGTTTTACCTGCTTTGAAGAAACCATCCAGCAGTGTGCTACAGCTAATTTCATTAGGCACTACTCCTCTCTTCAACATCAAGAACCACAATTTGAGTGCATCATCAATAGCACCACGTGAGCAAAAACCATTCAATAGCGTGTTATATGTTAGTGTTGTTCCTGCGAACCCATTCCTTACCATCATATCACAGGTTGCAAATGCCTTGTTCATGGAACCATTTCTGCAATACCCATCTACTAGAGTATTGTAACTGTATTTATCCAGACTCACCCCTCTGTcctccatctcctgtaaaagttTCTCTACTTCAAACATCCTCCCCAACTTGCAATATCCATTGATCAGTGTGTTGTACACAAACAAATTAACCTGCAGTCCGACATCAATCATCTCAGCTCTTACCCTGTTGGCATCTTCCATTCTTCCCCTTTGGCAATAGCCATTGATCACCGCACCATAGGCTACCTCGTCAACCACAATCTTCTCATTTTCTTTCATTTCCCTTACCACCctctcagcctcctccaccctcCCCTCCTTACAGTAACCCTTTACAAGTAAGGTATATGTCACAACATTCGGTGACAGACCCTTACTCTCCAGTGATAGCAAAATCCTTCTCGCAGCCTCGGCCTGTCCTACTCCACAATACCCATCCATAACCGCATGATATGCCACAAGGTTCACCTCCACACCCATCCTCTCCGTGTCCTGCACGAAATCCACTGCTTGTGCCACCCTCCCATCCCTGCAGTACGCCTTTGCCATGATGGCCACCGTGAACTCGTCCGGCAGTGTACCATCACACCGCATCTGCTCAAACACAGCCACCGCGGTGCCCACATCCCCAGCCTGTACAAGCTGGTTGAGCAGGCGGTTGCAGGACCGCAGGGTGCGGCGGCACCCGAACTTCCCCATTTCATCGAACACGTGGAGGGCGTCGGTAAGCTGGCCAGCGTCTGCATGGGCTCGGAGGAGCAGGTCGaaggaggcggcggagaaggaGAAGTCTTTGTACACCTCGGCGAGGTGGGGGAAGAGGGATGGGGCTGCGGAGCTGGAGCGGGCGGAGAGGAGCGAGGCGACGAGGGCGCGCGCGGCGGGCAGGCGGCGGGCGTGGGCGAGGATGTGaaggagctgggcgtgggcgaGGAGGGAGGGGCGGTACGGAGCAAGGCGGAAGAGGTGGAGGGCGGCGTCCGGGTCGAGGCGgacgcggcggagggcggcgtGGAGGAGGGCGTGTGTGAgcggggaggaggagaggaggcggGAGACGGCGGGGAagcggtggaggaggaggaggcgagtgAGACGGCCCAGTAGAGTTGGGTCGGTCGCGGCGCCGACCTCGCCGTCGGCTTGGGGCGGAGCGGAGGAGTGgatggggcggcggcggcggagggggGAGGAAACAGGTCGGAGTAAGTGGCATCTCTGGAGCATGTATTGGTCGTAGAGGTATGTGGTGGTCttgctgcggcggcggggcggtaAATGGGAAGGCGGAAGCGGTGGGTGGCGGCCGGCGGGGCGGTAAGTGGGAAGGTGGCGGCCGGCGAGTCGGGTGGTCGGAGAAGAACGGGAGACAGGACGAGAGGGGTGGGCTAGTGAACTGAAGTGGGGTTTGGGGTAGGTCACCGAAGTGAGGCCCAACCTAGCCCAGCCCGTTATAAATTCAATAAGGCCGGCTCGCTAACCAGACGAAACTCGATACTGTACATCGAAGTCTCTTAGAGCCAGCCAGGAGCATTCCCCTAAAAAAAACTGTTGAGGAGTGCTCCTTCGAGAGCCTCCCCAACAATCATATGGGATGGGGTGAAAGCGCGCCACGGCCGCCGCCACGTATCGCGCTCTAGAcgctttttttaaaaaaaattatttttcTGCACGTATTTTTGGTTTTTTAGATGATTTTTTCGCCTTTCAgtttttcacttttcttttttaGCTTTTCACAAAAAATCAGGAAAAAATTGAAAGAAAAAACGCATTTTTTTCATGAGAGGTATGGTTTTGCTTCCACAAGAGGTATAGATTTGTTTCCGCGAGAGACACGGTTTTTCTTTCGTTAGcggcacggttttgcttccgcgagggACATGACCGTGCTTTTCGAAAATGAAAAAATAcgcattttctttttttttctttcgtgagaggcacggttttgcttccatgAGAGGCACGGGCATATCTCTCAGAAacgaaaaaatgtgtttttttttCGAGAGAGAGGTACGGTTTTACTTCCGCGAGAAGCACaattttgcttccacgagaggcatggttgtgccTCTCGCAAACagaaaaaatgtgttttttttttgctttcgtgagagggacggttttgcttccacgagagggacggccgtgcctctca containing:
- the LOC125515849 gene encoding putative pentatricopeptide repeat-containing protein At1g19290, with amino-acid sequence MLQRCHLLRPVSSPLRRRRPIHSSAPPQADGEVGAATDPTLLGRLTRLLLLHRFPAVSRLLSSSPLTHALLHAALRRVRLDPDAALHLFRLAPYRPSLLAHAQLLHILAHARRLPAARALVASLLSARSSSAAPSLFPHLAEVYKDFSFSAASFDLLLRAHADAGQLTDALHVFDEMGKFGCRRTLRSCNRLLNQLVQAGDVGTAVAVFEQMRCDGTLPDEFTVAIMAKAYCRDGRVAQAVDFVQDTERMGVEVNLVAYHAVMDGYCGVGQAEAARRILLSLESKGLSPNVVTYTLLVKGYCKEGRVEEAERVVREMKENEKIVVDEVAYGAVINGYCQRGRMEDANRVRAEMIDVGLQVNLFVYNTLINGYCKLGRMFEVEKLLQEMEDRGVSLDKYSYNTLVDGYCRNGSMNKAFATCDMMVRNGFAGTTLTYNTLLNGFCSRGAIDDALKLWFLMLKRGVVPNEISCSTLLDGFFKAGKTEKALNLWKETLARGLGRNVVTVNTVINGLCKIRRMVEAEELFGRMKEWRCPADSLTYRTLIDGYCKIGNLDRATQIRVDMEHLGFAPSVEMFNSFITGFFVARQSGKVNDIVVEMTAKGLSPNTVTYGALIAGWCKEGNLHDAYNLYFEMVEKGLTPNLFICSALVSCFYRQGKVDEANLVLQQLVDTDMIPDCSASTVDIGKVAHVIESLAGGNDQSAKIMWNIVIFGLCKLGRVSDARNLFEDLKVKGFVPDNYTYSSLIHGCSASGFIDVAFGLRDAMLGVGLTPNIVTYNSLIYGLCKSGNVPRAVSLFNKLHSKGMSPTAITYNILIDGHCKDGNTTEAFKLKQKMIEHGIQPTVFTYSILIHGLCTQGYMEEAIKLLDQMIENNVDPNYVTYWTLIQGYVRCGNMKEISKLYNEMHIRGLLPEANFTGHVKHADPVVICKQPECKYSQC